The following are from one region of the Isoalcanivorax indicus genome:
- the ampD gene encoding 1,6-anhydro-N-acetylmuramyl-L-alanine amidase AmpD, with product MFTLSKHWVDQARHIPSPNAGERPDPADISLIVVHNISLPPGEFGGPHIDALFSNDLSPDAHPYFAEIAHLKVSAHFLIRRDGQLNQYVACDRRAWHAGESAWRGRKNCNDFAIGIELEGADTVPFTAAQYDVLVPLVQLLRRAYPGIAADAIVGHEHIAPGRKTDPGPAFDWDGLWQRLAASPGENRTS from the coding sequence GTGTTCACTCTCAGCAAGCACTGGGTCGATCAGGCCCGTCACATTCCCTCACCCAATGCCGGCGAGCGTCCGGACCCGGCGGATATTTCCCTGATTGTGGTGCATAACATCAGTTTGCCGCCGGGCGAATTCGGCGGGCCGCATATCGACGCGCTGTTCAGCAATGACCTGTCGCCCGATGCCCATCCGTACTTTGCCGAAATAGCCCACCTGAAGGTGTCGGCGCATTTCCTGATTCGCCGCGATGGCCAGCTGAACCAGTATGTCGCCTGCGACCGGCGCGCCTGGCATGCTGGCGAGTCCGCCTGGCGCGGGCGCAAGAATTGCAACGATTTCGCCATTGGTATCGAGCTGGAAGGCGCCGATACTGTGCCCTTTACGGCGGCGCAGTATGATGTGCTGGTGCCGCTGGTCCAGCTGTTGCGCAGGGCCTACCCAGGTATCGCAGCAGATGCGATAGTGGGGCATGAACACATCGCGCCGGGGCGCAAGACCGACCCCGGCCCGGCATTTGACTGGGACGGGCTGTGGCAACGTCTGGCCGCCAGCCCGGGGGAGAACAGGACGTCATGA
- a CDS encoding DUF1631 domain-containing protein → MKKVAQLKPVKAAASAPDALRQLPRPLEQVQQRTGELLGKYLAGMLDGADDTLFDLAESATDTDRDRYFDAMRELRVKRAGMETGFRQALHNSFRTLLDNPAEQRVLDDQDIDIDSLTLVNEDQLETGVAIDNMARRVRGPCEQHLRAFNHRLEYLFEGRREFGERGNPLEPRQVAECFHTCVEKLDLDIRSKLIVFKLFERMVLSEIGFAVSEANQLLIDAGVLPDMKAPPIRPARQPGQARTGGGGAAAGSSGGAGDAVVDNGQVFGVLQELLSAMRSMGGGAPSAGAAGASGALPAGMPTGGFAPAVSGPTNMAVMHNGVPFVNGAPLATGTQVNAVNSEDLLQMLNRLQRVERSLESAATPGALDEVDVRAELSGLLESEIGADAVHALDQADDDVINLVSMLFDFILDDQGLSTDIKALLGRLQIPLLKVAIADKTFFSNDDHPARQLLNTLARAGAQWSPDQGTEDALYQQIEQSVFSILNDYDEDVALFGTLLRDFEAFFSQQSARTERVEARIREVEEGRARADVARLAVTAALDQRMAGRQLPDVAVRLLRQAWQQVLYLTHLREGEDSEAWARDGKVVDAVVWSVLPHREQAALERLRALSPKLLNSIKAGLERISYDVLEANSLLIGLQTVHDSLLRGLETERVAVAAEQPVVEAEVAVAPVEEELRLPSDHPQVRALRGLRPGQWVEFAEGDQPHSGQRCKLAANLRGGDKLVFINRRGIKVCEHSAMSLAVALQQGAAKLIEDSALFDRALEAVIGDLRKLQQRT, encoded by the coding sequence ATGAAGAAGGTTGCCCAACTCAAGCCGGTCAAGGCTGCGGCATCCGCTCCCGACGCCCTGCGTCAGTTGCCGCGCCCGCTGGAACAGGTCCAGCAGCGTACTGGCGAACTGCTGGGTAAATACCTCGCGGGCATGCTCGATGGCGCCGATGACACCCTCTTTGATCTGGCGGAATCCGCCACCGATACCGACCGTGACCGCTACTTCGACGCCATGCGCGAGCTGCGCGTGAAGCGGGCGGGCATGGAAACCGGCTTCCGCCAGGCCCTGCATAACAGCTTCCGCACCTTGCTCGACAACCCGGCCGAGCAGCGCGTGCTGGATGATCAGGATATTGATATCGACAGCCTGACGCTGGTCAACGAAGACCAGCTGGAAACGGGCGTGGCGATCGACAACATGGCGCGCCGGGTGCGTGGTCCCTGTGAGCAACACCTGCGCGCCTTCAATCACCGCCTGGAATACCTGTTCGAGGGGCGGCGGGAATTCGGGGAGCGCGGTAACCCGCTGGAGCCACGCCAGGTGGCGGAGTGCTTCCATACCTGTGTCGAGAAGCTGGATCTGGACATTCGCAGCAAGCTGATTGTCTTCAAGCTGTTCGAGCGCATGGTGCTGTCGGAAATCGGCTTTGCGGTGAGCGAGGCCAATCAATTGCTCATCGATGCTGGCGTGCTGCCGGACATGAAGGCGCCGCCGATCCGCCCGGCCCGGCAGCCCGGTCAGGCGCGCACGGGGGGCGGGGGAGCCGCCGCAGGCTCGTCAGGCGGGGCGGGCGATGCGGTGGTGGATAACGGCCAGGTGTTCGGCGTGCTGCAGGAGTTGTTGTCGGCCATGCGCAGTATGGGCGGCGGGGCGCCGTCAGCCGGAGCTGCCGGGGCGTCTGGTGCATTGCCCGCAGGTATGCCCACAGGCGGCTTCGCGCCAGCGGTCTCGGGGCCGACCAACATGGCGGTCATGCACAACGGGGTGCCGTTCGTAAACGGTGCGCCGCTGGCCACGGGCACCCAGGTCAATGCGGTGAATTCCGAAGACCTGCTGCAGATGCTGAATCGTCTGCAGCGGGTGGAGCGCTCGCTGGAGAGCGCCGCCACCCCGGGCGCGCTGGACGAAGTGGATGTGCGCGCCGAGCTGTCCGGCCTGCTGGAGAGCGAGATCGGGGCGGATGCCGTGCATGCGCTGGACCAGGCGGATGACGATGTCATCAACCTGGTGTCGATGCTGTTCGATTTCATTCTGGACGACCAGGGGTTGTCCACCGACATCAAGGCCCTGCTGGGCCGCTTGCAGATTCCGCTGTTGAAGGTGGCGATTGCGGACAAGACCTTCTTCAGCAATGACGATCATCCTGCACGGCAGCTGCTCAATACCCTGGCGCGGGCCGGCGCCCAGTGGAGCCCGGATCAGGGCACCGAGGATGCGCTGTATCAGCAGATCGAGCAGTCCGTGTTCAGCATTCTCAATGATTACGATGAGGACGTGGCCCTGTTCGGCACGCTGCTGCGTGACTTCGAGGCTTTTTTCAGCCAGCAGAGCGCTCGCACGGAAAGGGTCGAGGCACGCATTCGCGAAGTCGAGGAAGGGCGCGCCCGGGCCGATGTCGCGCGACTGGCGGTGACGGCGGCGCTGGATCAGCGCATGGCGGGGCGGCAACTGCCGGACGTGGCGGTGCGCCTGCTGCGTCAGGCCTGGCAGCAGGTGCTTTACCTGACGCATCTGCGCGAAGGCGAAGACAGCGAGGCCTGGGCCCGTGATGGCAAGGTGGTGGATGCCGTGGTGTGGAGCGTGCTGCCCCACCGGGAGCAGGCCGCGCTGGAGCGTTTGCGCGCCCTCAGCCCGAAGCTGCTGAACAGCATCAAGGCCGGCCTGGAGCGCATCAGCTACGACGTGCTGGAAGCCAACAGCCTGCTGATCGGGTTGCAGACCGTGCACGATTCCTTGCTGCGTGGCCTGGAAACCGAACGTGTGGCCGTGGCGGCCGAGCAGCCGGTGGTGGAGGCCGAGGTGGCCGTTGCGCCGGTGGAAGAGGAGCTGCGCTTGCCCTCGGATCACCCCCAGGTGCGTGCCCTGCGTGGCCTGCGTCCGGGGCAGTGGGTGGAATTTGCCGAAGGCGACCAGCCGCACAGCGGGCAGCGCTGCAAGCTGGCGGCCAATCTGCGCGGCGGTGACAAGCTGGTGTTCATCAATCGCCGGGGCATCAAGGTGTGCGAACACAGCGCCATGAGTCTGGCCGTTGCGTTGCAGCAGGGGGCCGCTAAACTGATTGAGGACAGCGCCCTGTTCGACCGGGCGCTGGAAGCCGTAATCGGCGATCTTCGCAAGTTGCAGCAGCGCACCTGA
- a CDS encoding amino acid carrier protein, with translation MEQPTTLEQFTAVLETLSGWAWGPPMLLLIGGTGLYLTLRLAFLPLRRLGFGLRQLIRGSEGEGTIGSRSALAATLAATVGTGNIAGVATAIHWGGPGALVWMWLIALVGMATKYSEAVLAVKFRRQDSRGQYIGGPMYYIRDGLGPRFAWLAVLFAVFGTIAGFGIGNTVQANSVADGFQDSFGIAPALTGSVLAVLVGLVILGGIRRIANIAAALVPLMAAIYLALGAFVLLMHAPQLPAAVMLCLQSAFTGTAATGGFAGATVWAAISYGVARGIFSNEAGLGSSPIAHASATTDHPVRQGSVAMLGTFIDTLIICSITGLAIVVTGAWESGATGAPLSALAFSASFGELGQMVVALSLGVFAFTTLLGWSLYGERCAQYLFGDRAVVPFRVLWVAAVPAGALLSLDIVWGIADILNALMAIPNLIALLLLSPVILKLTHEFFRNEPH, from the coding sequence ATGGAACAACCCACTACACTGGAGCAGTTCACCGCTGTGCTGGAGACCCTGTCCGGCTGGGCCTGGGGCCCGCCGATGCTGTTGTTGATCGGCGGCACCGGGCTCTACCTGACCCTGCGCCTGGCCTTTCTGCCCCTGCGGCGCCTGGGTTTTGGCCTGCGGCAGCTGATTCGCGGCAGCGAGGGCGAGGGTACCATCGGCTCGCGCTCGGCCCTGGCCGCCACTCTGGCCGCCACCGTGGGTACCGGCAATATCGCGGGCGTGGCCACCGCGATTCACTGGGGCGGCCCCGGCGCGCTGGTGTGGATGTGGCTGATTGCCCTGGTGGGCATGGCCACCAAGTATTCCGAGGCCGTGCTGGCCGTGAAATTCCGCCGCCAGGACAGCCGTGGCCAGTATATCGGCGGCCCCATGTACTACATCCGCGACGGCCTGGGGCCGCGCTTCGCCTGGCTGGCCGTGCTGTTCGCGGTGTTCGGTACCATTGCCGGCTTCGGCATCGGCAATACCGTGCAGGCCAATTCCGTGGCCGACGGCTTTCAGGACAGCTTCGGCATTGCCCCCGCCCTGACCGGCAGCGTGCTCGCCGTGCTGGTGGGGCTGGTCATCCTGGGCGGCATCCGCCGCATCGCCAATATCGCGGCCGCCCTGGTGCCCCTGATGGCCGCCATTTACCTGGCGTTGGGCGCATTCGTACTGCTCATGCACGCCCCGCAATTGCCCGCCGCCGTCATGCTGTGCCTGCAAAGCGCCTTTACCGGCACCGCCGCTACGGGCGGCTTTGCCGGCGCCACCGTGTGGGCGGCGATCAGCTACGGCGTTGCCCGGGGCATCTTCTCCAACGAAGCCGGGCTCGGCAGTTCCCCCATCGCCCACGCCTCGGCCACCACCGACCACCCGGTGCGCCAGGGCAGCGTGGCCATGCTCGGCACCTTTATTGACACCCTGATTATTTGCTCCATCACCGGCCTGGCGATTGTCGTCACCGGCGCCTGGGAAAGCGGCGCCACCGGGGCCCCGCTGTCGGCCCTGGCGTTCTCCGCCAGCTTCGGCGAGCTCGGCCAGATGGTGGTCGCCCTGTCCCTGGGCGTGTTCGCCTTTACCACCCTGCTCGGCTGGAGCCTGTACGGCGAACGCTGCGCCCAGTATCTGTTTGGCGACCGCGCCGTGGTACCCTTTCGCGTGCTCTGGGTGGCTGCCGTTCCGGCCGGTGCCCTGCTGAGCCTGGATATCGTCTGGGGCATTGCCGACATCCTCAATGCCCTGATGGCCATCCCGAACCTGATCGCCCTGCTCCTGCTGAGCCCGGTGATCCTCAAACTGACACACGAGTTCTTCCGCAATGAGCCACATTGA
- the nadC gene encoding carboxylating nicotinate-nucleotide diphosphorylase, which produces MSHIEMPEWVRADIPEQVRRALHEDVGSGDITAELIPLEAEASARVITREPMTLAGTAWVDEVFAQLGGRIAIDWQHQDGDRVAADSLLFTLQGRTRTLLTGERTALNFLQTLSATATSAQRYADMVAGTGVTLLDTRKTLPGLRTAQKYAVTCGGCANHRIGLYDAFLLKENHIAACGSITGAVQRARELYPHRWVEVEVENFRELDEALASGCDVIMLDNFSLEDLRRAVTQVAGKVKLEASGGIDDNTLRSVAETGVDYISIGGLTKHVRAIDLSLRLV; this is translated from the coding sequence ATGAGCCACATTGAGATGCCCGAATGGGTGCGCGCCGACATTCCCGAACAGGTGCGCCGCGCCCTGCATGAAGACGTGGGCAGCGGTGATATCACCGCCGAACTGATTCCGCTGGAGGCCGAAGCCAGCGCCCGCGTGATTACCCGCGAACCCATGACCCTGGCGGGCACCGCCTGGGTGGATGAAGTCTTCGCCCAGCTCGGCGGCCGCATCGCCATCGACTGGCAGCATCAGGATGGCGACCGCGTGGCCGCCGACAGCCTGCTGTTCACCCTGCAGGGCCGCACCCGCACCCTCCTCACCGGTGAACGCACCGCGCTGAACTTCCTGCAAACGCTGTCCGCCACCGCCACCAGCGCCCAACGCTATGCCGACATGGTCGCCGGCACCGGCGTGACCCTGCTGGATACCCGCAAGACCCTGCCCGGCCTGCGCACCGCACAGAAATACGCCGTGACCTGCGGCGGCTGCGCCAACCACCGCATCGGTCTGTATGACGCCTTCCTGCTGAAGGAGAACCACATCGCCGCCTGCGGCTCCATCACCGGCGCCGTGCAGCGCGCCCGCGAGCTGTATCCGCACCGTTGGGTGGAAGTGGAAGTGGAGAATTTCCGCGAACTGGACGAAGCCCTGGCCAGCGGCTGCGACGTGATCATGCTGGACAATTTCAGCCTGGAGGATTTGCGCCGCGCGGTGACGCAGGTGGCGGGCAAGGTAAAACTGGAAGCCTCCGGCGGCATCGACGACAACACCCTGCGCAGCGTGGCAGAAACCGGCGTGGATTATATTTCCATCGGCGGACTGACCAAGCATGTGCGGGCGATTGATTTGTCGTTGCGGCTGGTGTGA
- a CDS encoding OmpW/AlkL family protein yields the protein MKMGKYLQLTLVSTAVLFSGAAMAGDWIVRGGVHHIEPSSDNGQAAGMDLDIGSNTRPSVSLTWMASDRVGVEVLGAVPFRHKIDLEGVGNVGSTRHLPPTVSVQYHFLPGAMIQPYASVGLNYTRFFHTRTTGALSGSRLKLEDSWGLAGQVGVDVPLSERWLVGADVRHMDIDSDVKLDGAKVGKANIDPWAYGLYVGYRF from the coding sequence ATGAAGATGGGCAAGTATCTGCAACTCACGCTGGTCAGCACGGCAGTGCTTTTTTCTGGCGCGGCTATGGCCGGGGACTGGATTGTGCGGGGCGGGGTGCACCATATCGAGCCGTCGTCGGACAACGGTCAGGCGGCGGGGATGGATCTGGATATCGGCAGTAATACGCGCCCCAGCGTCAGCCTCACCTGGATGGCCAGCGATCGTGTGGGGGTGGAGGTGCTGGGTGCGGTGCCGTTCCGCCACAAGATTGATCTGGAAGGAGTGGGTAATGTGGGTTCCACGCGGCATCTGCCGCCCACGGTGTCGGTGCAGTATCACTTCCTGCCGGGGGCGATGATCCAGCCGTATGCGTCGGTGGGTCTGAACTACACCCGCTTTTTCCACACGCGCACCACGGGGGCCTTGTCCGGCAGCCGACTGAAACTTGAGGACTCCTGGGGGCTGGCGGGTCAGGTGGGGGTGGATGTCCCGCTGAGTGAGCGCTGGCTGGTCGGCGCGGATGTGCGCCATATGGATATCGACAGCGATGTGAAGCTGGATGGTGCCAAGGTAGGCAAGGCGAATATCGACCCGTGGGCCTATGGGCTCTACGTGGGCTATCGCTTCTGA
- a CDS encoding glycine zipper family protein, translating to MRYLLVIAAALSLAACASSKRIIVDDQGVDQAAYQRDLADCERIAAQVSTGGDAAEGAVGGAIVGGALGAIFGNRSSAARGAGGGAVIGGASRAGDAEQEKRRVMRNCMTGRGYRVLN from the coding sequence ATGCGCTACCTGCTTGTGATTGCTGCCGCCCTCAGCCTGGCAGCCTGCGCTTCATCCAAACGCATCATTGTTGATGACCAGGGCGTTGATCAGGCCGCCTACCAGCGCGACCTGGCGGATTGCGAGCGCATCGCTGCTCAAGTCTCTACCGGCGGTGACGCCGCCGAAGGGGCTGTGGGCGGTGCTATTGTTGGCGGCGCTCTGGGCGCGATCTTCGGAAATCGCAGCTCCGCCGCACGCGGCGCAGGCGGTGGCGCCGTGATTGGCGGCGCAAGCCGGGCCGGGGATGCGGAGCAGGAGAAGCGGCGGGTGATGCGGAATTGTATGACGGGGAGGGGGTATCGGGTTTTGAATTAG
- a CDS encoding IS3 family transposase (programmed frameshift) → MKKSRFSDSQILAILKQAESGVPVPELCREHGMSSASFYKWRAKYGGMDASLMARLKELEDENRRLKKMYAEERLKSELRKEALGEKVVKPSLRRTLAREAVTERGVSIRLACETYGISETCYRYQPLRSDENAEIADWLVRLTANQRNWGFGLCFLFLRNVKGYGWNHKRVYRIYRELELNLRIKPKKRIVREKPEPLTEPRAINECWSMDFMHDQLEDGRSYRLFNVLDDFNREGLAIEVDLSLPSERVIRALDQIIEWRGQPRALRCDNGPEYISGALSAWALQRGIRLEYIQPGKPQQNAYIERYNRTVRYDWLAQYLFGSIEQVQEFATRWLWTYNNERPNMALGGITPKQKLAMVA, encoded by the exons ATGAAGAAGTCACGTTTTTCGGACAGCCAGATACTGGCGATCCTCAAGCAAGCCGAGTCCGGGGTGCCGGTGCCGGAGCTGTGCCGTGAGCACGGCATGAGCAGCGCCAGCTTCTACAAATGGCGCGCCAAGTACGGCGGTATGGACGCCTCCCTGATGGCACGCCTGAAGGAGCTGGAGGATGAGAACCGGCGCCTGAAGAAGATGTATGCCGAGGAAAGGCTGAAGTCCGAGCTGCGCAAGGAAGCCCTCG GAGAAAAAGTGGTGAAGCCTTCCCTGCGACGCACGCTGGCGAGGGAGGCTGTCACCGAACGTGGCGTTAGCATTCGGCTGGCCTGCGAAACCTACGGCATCAGTGAGACCTGCTACCGATACCAGCCACTGCGGAGCGACGAGAACGCCGAGATCGCTGACTGGCTGGTTCGGCTGACCGCTAATCAGCGTAACTGGGGATTCGGCCTGTGCTTCCTGTTCCTGCGCAACGTCAAGGGTTACGGCTGGAATCACAAGCGGGTCTACCGCATCTACCGGGAGCTGGAGCTGAACCTGCGTATCAAGCCGAAGAAGCGCATCGTACGGGAGAAGCCAGAGCCGCTGACAGAGCCTAGGGCCATCAACGAATGCTGGTCGATGGACTTCATGCACGACCAGCTTGAGGATGGTCGCAGCTATCGCCTATTCAATGTGCTGGATGACTTCAACCGCGAAGGCCTGGCCATTGAGGTGGACCTGTCCTTGCCCTCGGAGCGGGTGATCCGCGCACTGGATCAGATCATCGAGTGGCGGGGCCAGCCCCGGGCGCTGCGCTGCGACAACGGCCCGGAGTACATCAGTGGCGCCTTGTCGGCCTGGGCGCTGCAGCGCGGCATCCGGCTTGAATACATCCAGCCGGGAAAGCCTCAGCAGAACGCCTATATCGAGCGCTACAACCGGACCGTACGCTACGACTGGCTGGCGCAGTATCTGTTCGGATCCATTGAACAGGTTCAGGAATTTGCCACGCGATGGCTTTGGACTTATAACAACGAACGGCCGAATATGGCCTTGGGAGGCATTACCCCCAAACAGAAGTTGGCCATGGTGGCCTGA